A stretch of DNA from Brachyhypopomus gauderio isolate BG-103 chromosome 7, BGAUD_0.2, whole genome shotgun sequence:
GAGTGGACCTGCTAATCTGCCGGCCCAGCAAGCAGACCGTCACCGTGCACACGGGCTCCAACTCGGCCCGCGAGAGCTGGTACCATGAACACTTTGTGCCCCTACCACGTACTGCTGCCGTGAGCCCAGGACCCAGCCTGCAGCTCACACGGCCCTCCACCCACAGGGTGAGTCCCCAGCACAAACGCAaaagactgtgtgtgagtgatagatagatagatagatagatagatagatagatagatagatagatagatagatagatagatagatagatagatagatagatagatagatagatagatagatagatagatagatagatagatagatagataaatatagacagagacaaagggagagagagaggtgtgtgtttgtttatactTCAGATTCTATTTCCATCTTTCCCACCATGCAGGTTCTTTTAGGGAACACTTGTTTGCGTGAGCTCCTGGTTTGCCTCCAGAGTTGCCACATGCCCACAGTTTTAATTACTCCTATCAAATGGATCAATGATGCCATTGATTTTGGCGATGGAGCACTTCTGACAGTCCGGACATAGGAGAGATAACGTTTAGAAAGTCCATCACAGTCACAATCGATGCGACTTAAGGGAAAGGGTTTTCTTATCCAGCCCTGAGAAAAACTTattgtcattgtgtgtgtgtgtgtgtgtgtgtgtgtgtgtgtgtgtgtgtgtgtgtcaggacctctcccagtgtgtgactTGCAAGGAGAAACACATCACAGTGAAGAAGGAGCCCCATGAATCACTGGGAATGACGGTGgctggggggcggggcagtAAAAGCGGCGAGTTGCCCATCTTTGTGACGAGCGTCCAACCACACGGCTGTCTATCGCGGGATGGGAGGATCAAAAGGGGTTAGTCCCGCCTCTCTTCCTTGGACCATGTCCTTTATGTCCATCCATCCCAGGTTCTGTTAGTTACAGCCAGTGCCATTGACACCACAATCAAGGTCCTAATGTGCTGTTATTGTCACCGCAATCATCTGAGGTCATGATGGTGAAGCAGAAGATCTCAGGACTCCGACTCTCACAGCGTAGGTGCTCGAATCTCATCAGGGTACAGGTACAATGGCCATCCTCCCCTTACTTAGGAGTTTGTAATGACCAAACGGATCCACTCAGTTAAAGATCAGTCACTGAGTTCAAAATCCACAACTGGAAAGACGCCTTAAAAATACGTTCGCCGCGGTCTCCCTTTGCTTTGAGCTGTTAATCCAGGCCCATGTCTGCTCAGCTGCCTGCCTTTGTGTTCTGTCTCTGCTCAGGCGACGTGCTCCTGAGTATCAACAGCCAGGACCTGACCTCCCTGAGCCACAGCGAGGCGGTGGGCACACTCAAGTCCAGCGCCGCCTCCTGTTCGGTCCAGCTGAAGACGCTGGAGGTCAGCATGGCGGACGATCCGGGCCAGGACGAGGGGCTGCTGCCGCAACACGAGAGTGACTACGACGCCAGTTGGTCGCCATCTTGGGTCATGTGGCTCGGCCTGCCCAGGTGAGATCCGTTCCGCGCAGGTGGGCCGTGACGAACCTTTAGAGGGAAGAAGGAGATGAAGGATGCTCGTTTTAGCTGCACCGTCCCCTGGCAGCGGAACCACAGACACAGATTCATGGCTATGACGCATCCCTTAATAGGGTGTTCTTCCCGAGCTGTACGTGTCTTTTTTTGGACTAGAAACAATTGATCCATTGGGATGCTTTAAAATAGCCAGTTCTCCTCGGTGAGCCGTGATCCAAATAAATTTACACAAGTGAAAGTGACGCGAGCTGAGCCACTAACGTGCCAGGTTTTAAATTCACCTACTTAGTTCCCGTGTTCTTAGACGCGTGTCTTCCGATTCGGGGAGGTAAAGATGTGGGCCACGGTGAAGTGGGCTTCGGGAAACATTTGGGTCGTCAGATCTCTGCTCGTGTGCTCGTGAGATTTATGCCTCATTGATGTGACCAGCGAATACATTAACAGGGCAGTGCGTGTGGCTGGCTCATCAGCTGACAGTGGCATGTTGTGAAATCAcgctttctctcattctctctctctctccctctttctctgtttttctcACTTCAGCTCACGCTGAGGCTGGGACACAGAAGCCTTTCAGTGttgtctcctccatctctctatctccctctcttccgccacccccctctcctccgTGTCCTTcagcctccttctctctccctgtcgTCGTGCCAACCCTCTCCATCCGAtcttccctcctctcccccctccttctCCCAGGCTGCAGCTGTCCCGTCTTTTTTGACCATCTGTGGGCCTGAAATGTCCATCTCTTGCTCTAGATCCATTTCAGCCCCAGCATCTCCTCCGCTCTTTCTACGCCAGCCTACGCTCTCTGAAATCCACGACAAATTGTCATTTCTTCTTTCTTTGAATGTGCCTCAGCTACCTACACAGCAGTCATGAAATAGTCCTACGGCGGAGTCACCCAGGCAGCTGGGGCTTCAGCATTGTCGGCGGTTACGAGGAGAACCACAACAACCAGGCATTCTTCATCAAGACCATCGTGTTGGGGACGCCAGCCTACTACGATGGCCGACTGAAGTGAGTGAACCCTTGTTAACCTGCAGTCTGCCTTTTTTGTATTACCAAAATACAAGAACTGATACTGGATGCGTATAAGTGATGTTGGTGGAACCTCCCTTTCCTACCGATACACAAATTTGCACGAGTGAGGTGTTGAGCTGCGCCATTGTCTCTGATCACAGGTGTGGCGACATGATTGTGGCGGTGAACGGCATGCCCACCGTGGGCATGAGTCACTCGGCCCTGGTGCCCATGTTGAAGGAGCAGCGTAGCCGCGTGGCGCTCACCGTGGTCTCCTGGCCTGGCAGCCTGGCGTAGCCGCCGCCCCACTACAGAACACTCGCATCCAACGTGTTTTATCGGCCCTGTGTACCCCCAACCgcaccccaccaccaccgctCCTGCCACGGACGCACCATACCGTCAATGTGAGTCTCAGAACTTGAATGCTTCAATCAATGCTGAAATAACCAGGCCTTAGAGAACCCTGCCATGCCTACGAGGCCAAACCCCTCCACAGAGCAAACTCAAGGCCTCCACATGGCATTGTGCTCCAATGGTCTGCCCTGCTgggctttatatatatatatatatatatatatataatgtatgtatgtatgtaggtaGATAGATATATGTTATCTCTGTAtgttgtgtatgtgagtgaatACAGGTGTGAGTGTTtaaatatgtgtatgtgtacaggtgtttaataaataaacctttcacacagaatgtgtgtgagatCAGACTCTGTGGTTAAAGAGTGTGAGCAGGGGGCTCCGGCCTGAGACCGGAGCTCTGACGTTGTCGTCCTGTGCGGGTTGACAGAGGCCCGAGGTTTTACTGGGATTCTCTTCGACATCAGCAGTCTCCTGCTACGCTTTACAAAGCACAGAGAAATCGGTCTGTAGGCAGACTGTGAAAAACTATATTCTGCTTGTTTTCTGTGGGCATTGGGGGGTTAGATCCATTATCAAGGTGTTGATAGTTCACTGTAAGCTACATGTTAAGCCTTCATATTAATATGAATTGCCTAATAAATACTTTTGCAAGAACTTATCTAAAGCATCCAAAACACACAGGTCTACAGTACCTATGATCACACTAAAGTTGTGTAACCAGAACTAGTTTTCAAAATAATGGGTAAAACAGCTTTACAAGCTAAAATCATAAATTCATGTTTTCCAAACTTGGCTTTGAAATGGTTCATAGGACTAATGACAGTCCCATACCCAATGGTTTGTTCAATCTGGGGCATCGTGTGAAACACTAGCAAACCTACAAAAACAACCTCGTCATTACCATGGCCACAGTATATTTAACAAATGATTCATACAGCTGCTTTAACTCCAGACGCTGGACCAGGACCCTCTTTGGAAGATTTAAGAGTGGCATCATTCTTATCAAACACTGTAGTGCCAGTTTACACCCGAATGACACGCTGCAGTGCTGGTGGCCGTGTGTGCAAGTCACACCTGCTTTTAGTGGAAGTGTAAGAAGGCATGGGGGACTAAACTGAATTAATCATGTGTGCAGGTCTGGAGGGGTCGTCATTTGCTGCTAGAAAAGACCCAGACCTCAGTGACCCCACAGCAGACAGTGGGCATGGCCTTATCTGTACATGTAGCATTTAATTTTGAGAGGGGAATGACACTCCCACCACACATGTACTTTACAGGAGTCAATGCTCCAATTAAGATTCTGTAATTTGATGTGGATTAGATTACAAGGTAGTTTAAGAAAGTTCAAATGGATCAAGAATCAGATTTTAACTTACATGGCAGAATCCTTCAGGAACAATGACAGCTACATTGCTTCCTCTTGAAGAGGAAATTTAAGAATCAATTCACTCTAGCATACAACTCCACATATGATTAAACCATAAACCCAGAGGTGCAGAGAAGTGTGGGTTTATTTAGCATGGTGATGGCAAACAATTCTTGAAACTTCAGTTTCAAAACTACAAATGGAACAATTGCTCATTTGTCATTTGAAATATTACAGGTTTGGTTTGTTTTGAGAAACCGATTCGTTCAGAGAGACGCTCTTCAAACGCGTGGAGAGATCGGGAGCATCAGAAACCTTGGTCTTCAGTGGACGTTTCTTCCCCagtcttgtttgttttttcctctGGAGCAGACAAACATTCAGAATCATTTCCTCCTCATGTACCCAACCCCCTTCCACACATTTACCTTCAGCTTCTTCTTCTGAGGATCATGGACTACGGCATGTCGCTTCAGACTTTCCTGGAATTATAATAAAGGAAGGGTCACACCAACCCAAACCACAATCGGTCATCAGAGCAAATCCTGATGCCCTTCCTCAGAGAGAGCCGTGTTCTCCACGGGGAGAACGCTCACCTCCATGGCAAACGCTCTACCGCATCCATCATGAGAGCACGTGAAGGGACGCTTGCCCTCGTGGAAGGACAGGACGTGACTCTGCAGACTGAAATGTGTGGTGTAGACTCTCAAACACCCCTCGATGGTGCATTTAAACACACGCCGTTCCCCCATGTGCACAAACTGCTTGTGCTTCTTCAGGAACCAGGCTTGACTGAAGACCTTCGTACACTGATCACACTGCAGAGTCTCTGCAGACGGGACATGAAGCCACTCGGTACAGCACTCTACATCCGCTTAACACACCAGCTAGGGAAACCTACCTCTGTGTTCTGATTTTCTATGTGTCTGATATTCTGTCCAGGTCTTGCCCCGGAAAGAACAGCCCTCCTCGACACACGGGTATCCTACAGTCGACAAACGGACGGCAAAATTAATTCAAACTAGATTCAAAAGGCAAACACTGggtttaatttgtttgttttgaggaAGGGCAAAAACACACTTACCATCATGCACGCTCTCATGTTTTTTCAAGGTTTTCAAGGCAGCATACTTCTTCCCACAGTCCTCAAAATGACACCTGTAAAAGGTCGAGTGTGTAAATAGAGGACAAATAGTGTGAGGAGCACACGGCGGCGTACTTACTGAAAGGGAAACACGTTTGTGTGCTCACACTTGTGAGTCCTCAGCCGGTTTTTCTTACGGAACTCCTTCCCGCAACCTTCATAGTCGCACTGAAACATTTACCACAGTGTATGAGATGCATAATGCAGCACGGCGAGGAATTAATCGATTAGGGCCGTCTCGCGCTGGGTAGGACACAATACTCGCCACATAGTGCCTCTCTTCCTTCTGATGCACGCGTGCAACGTGATTCTTCAACCCGCTGCTGGTGGAGAAGCTCTCGGGACATTCTTCCACCGAGCATCTGCAAATCGGACGAACGAGCGGACATTGCGTTTACAGCACGGGGACCCAGTCCCCAGTAGGGACAACCGTCCCGTGGAGGGTGAAGTGCTGGTTTAATGATGAGTGTATTGGACTCACAGATGAGGCTTCGCTCCGCTGTGGCTCAGCTGATGTCGGGTGAGTTGGTATCGTGTGCAGAAGCTCTTATCACAGCTGTCACACATAAATGGTCTCTAAACGAAGGCGCCAGACAAACTATTATTAAGGACTtgaatcatttatttattttacgtgAGTGTGGGAAAGGTACGGCGAGAGGTCAATAAATATAATACCACACGCAGAATGGATCAGCAGTGCATCAGCGTTTAAATGAACTTCATGCACTTACCAAACCCGTGTGTTTGCAGTAATGAGCCTCCAGTTTCCATGATTTTGAAAAGGACGCTTTGCAGCTaaagaacgaacaaacaaagaTCTTAGTGGCATCTGTATACCGTTCACCCATCTTAGCTGACCACGCGTTTTCAGTTGTCAACCAGATGTTGTGCGGCCGCACAGTTTTAACCCCCTGTGGTTGTGTTTTCACCGTACGACCAGCTAAATCTGGCTCGCTACATTTTTATTGTCAATGGATCATACCACTAGGAAACTATTACGAGCAGACTATTTTCCTTTAAAGCCCAATGAAGAAGATACGCACTGGAAATGGCGTCCAAACCGAAGTTATTAAgtaaaatgtatgtatatatatatgttaaagGTTGTAAAAACATTCATACCTATCTCATAATATTAGTTCATATAACTATATGGGTCGTCCCAAATTAAAGTGGGCCCTTGTAGACACGTGGGATGACGTGTTAGGCCAGGATAAAATCGACACCAAGAAATGATGTAAGATTTCATACATCAGCTGTCAATATCAAGTACAGAAATCACTTAATTCTTTCTCGCCATTTATCCAACATATAACTAACATACGAGCCCTTTAGGTCTCATCCTGTGTGTCCTATAGTAGCTGCCACCTGTTAAACCTTTGATTGGGGATGAAGGTCTTTGGGATTGCACGACAAAGATTTATGGGAGTGTTAACCTGTCAGACGCGGCTCCCGGTGTAGAGAAATCCTCTATCTATTGAAATCATACACGATGTGAACATACACACTGATGTTCCATAGGGCTGCGAGAAAGGTGTGACAGTGAGGAAGTGACCCTAGCAGTGACTTTACATAACCTGTCCTAGGTGAGATCGGGCCTCTCAGGTATTACCACTGCCCCTCGCACCTTGTATTTATCTGACCCCAACCAACTATCCTCCTATCTAACCCcgcccttcctcctcctcctcctcctcctcctcttcctcccagcCCTTCTATTGCAATAGACTCGATCAATAAAACTGTCTCTATCTGAATGGCCATGGTCGGCACTGATAATCAGCAACAAGCAAAAAGACAAACATTGGCTCCTGGCCACAGCGTGTGTTATTTATTGCGCTGTAGAATTGGCAACCTGTCGACCTTCATGTCAGACATCCTGCGCCTTTTGCATCACGAACATCACGGTGTAATAACAAAAAAGGTGGATGAAAAGACAAAGCCAGCCCAAGACAAGAGTCAAAGATTTGAGGGGATGAAGACAGCCCCACGTCTGGTCTTCCTATCGCTCCTTGCTCGGTCTTTGGCGCTTGCTTGTCCCCGCGGTTAATGTGTAACGCGAGGTCGATACGGCTGCCGCGCTGCTCGACGGCCTCAATCTGCGAGTGTCAAGCGGACATGATTAAGGAGCTCGTTGTGCATGACCGCTTTCATCCACACCCCCGCTGCCTCCTCGCGGCCCCCCCTCGCCCTCActacctctcctctcccccgaGTCTGTTTACTCTCGCTTTATTCAATCAGTAACTGCTATGAGTCAGCTCTTCTGAGCACTCTCCACACTGCCCTCAGCAGCTCTGGCTGAGGGAGGACCCAGTTGGGAGAACCGGGTCATATAATGTGTTAGGCTGGGTGGTGTGAGTAGAGGTCCCCCACCAAAGCTGAAATTAAACCTTTGCCACAGGTTTGGATTAAATTAGTGTGCATAATCTGGAATACATTGTTATGATATTAATTTGTCAACCTTTGCTTCAACTCTGAGATCTTGGTCAGAGTATGAGGAGCTACAGCAACGAATCTGGATCAAATCTTATAAAAGAAACAGTATAACAATGATAACATTGTCTGTTTGCAGTCATATAGTCTTGCAATGCAATTTTCTGGACTCACAGATAAAGCACAAACATTACTCACAGataaagcacaaacacacaagcacagacgTTACGACCTCAGGCCTTCATTGGGTTCATGACATTCCACCCACTAGCTCATCTACGTAGTGTAAACTATATTTCACCCCGTTATGACATCATTAAAAGTCAGAAACACGTGCAATCATTGGTCATTTTCCACACTAGTGCAAAAGTTTTTTTTAGCTATCAACCTAGTCTTAGGTTCAATAACAATTACACAATAATTATAGTTACAAAAACAGGTGCTCAGCTCAGTCAAATCTTAACTCTTGAGAGACGTCCCTGGTCAATATCAAGCCAACatgtcatttgttgatggaTTGCATTAGCTCGTACCTCTGCAAGACCCGATCACCTGCAACCAAGTGGTTAACTACATGGATATACCAACACTAGCATGATAGCAGACATTATCTTTAGCGTTCAGGAGGACAATGAACAGACATATCATGCAGTGGGGTTATCTGGCCATTCCCACACATTCTCACAGGATCAACTACCTCCTCATCTAATCATCTATATACTCATTCTCAGGCCTATGTGTCTACTAAAGAGGAAAAACCACAATCAATGGTGTAATGGGAAGAGAAATTAATGAATTTGTTTTTATACTAGCAATAAGAGGAAGATGTAAACTAAAAGCTCTAGTTTGAACGATGTGTGTTTCATTGACTGAGATACAATGGCAGTTCTGTAACTGTGTAGGGTATTATGGGTGCAATAGGAAATAGAATtgaaactaactataatcaacACTCAGAGAACATTACTAAAtcacttctgtctctctctctcacacacacacacacacacacacacacacgttactcCTATCTCAGGAAACTGACCCTAATTGAAGTAAATATTGGGTAAAGTACTGAGGACTGCAGTAGGATGAGATAACATATTTGTCAGATATCCAGTCAGCCATTCAACCACTTTGATTACATAGCACATGTCAACATAGAGAGAGGCAGAccttacacacgcgcacacacacacacacacacacaccaaaccacatgacacaaaactgggcacacacacaaagccccaTGTGCAAATAGCATTAGATATTCATGCCTGAAGTGTGTCCATGTAACAAGGAGACAAACATATCAGGAAAAATTACAAGATGTTCTGGTTTCTTTGTTTTCAAAAAAGACTacattatttgacaaaaggGGAGATTTCAGGATGTGGCTCTGTATTAAAACACATGGATTTCAAATGAAACAATGACTGAGGTTGAAACTATTCAGACATGGTCTGATGATTCCTATGTGGCTCAATACTATTCAAATTTAAAAGCCCTTGAAGCTGACTAAGAGCACAGAGCGATTTCATTTCAAACAAAGTGCTGGATTTAGGAGCCACAACAATGTCATCTAGTTACAGGATTAGATTACAGATTGGGAATACAGTTCTTTATTAGAGAATGATGGTAATTGGCCAAATTTGGTGGTGATATCTTTTGGAGTTTAGTAGTTTACTTGAAGTTTACTTTAAACCTAAATAATGTAAAACTTATTTCACATTACCTACACTAAGAATAATTGGTTTAATAATTCTATTTACTAAGCAAATGGTGGCAAATTTTACATTTCCGTTTCATTCCTGATAAATAAAATCTTGTTTTCAGTACACTTTCCACCAGCTATGTACCTAACCAAGAAAACTGTAGTACAATCCATTAACGTGTCTGCTGTTGACAAAAAGTAATTGCTTAGCCAACACCACCCTCTAGTGTGTGGTATGTAGAGTAACCACagatcatttaaaaaatgtttaattgtTTATTTAGTGGAGTCGCTGCTCCTCTATGTAGAAAGAAGACAGTTGAGGGGGTTCAGACATCTGATCCAGATGTCCAACTGAgagaagacccaggacatgctcggctgtcctgggaacgctCCGTACCCCCCCAGAAgggctagaagaggtggctgaggAGAGGAAAACCTGGGCCTCTTCGCTTAGGCCCATGACCCGGATAAGCggatgaaaatggatggatggtaTTTAGTgggtaaaaatacaaaaatacttGAAATGGTTTTTTTTAACATTCAAAATAGTGGTTGTACAAGGAAATAATAGCATAGTTCTGAATTATCAGAAACGGCTAGAAATTACAATGTTTGCGTTAACTACTTAAAAACAATTGCAGAGCAGTGACGTAAGATTCATTCCAACTTGGAGGGAACACTGTTCACAACAGTGGGACAACATTGTGGGAAGACAACTAGACAGTTTTTGGACCACCCACTCAATTGAAAACCAAGATGCCGCTTAAAACATACAATAGAGCAATTAAGCCAACTATGTTTCAAAACATCTAAATGTTACATTGACATACCAGTTTAATTTCACTGGAATCAGTTGCCGTAAAGTATACCAGCTCAATCCATGTTTGATTTCGGAAAAGCCAAGAATGCGACACCCCCATGTAAACTTTAAAGTGACCCGCTATGGACAAGCAGATTACATACACTTATTTTCCCTGGTATTTTCCCCCCTGAAAGACTGACCAGCTCCTTACTGTAACATGAAACATGGCCAATCTACAGAGGGGCTTGGCAAAGGGTCCGTTTGAAACATTCCAAG
This window harbors:
- the gtf3ab gene encoding general transcription factor IIIA, b encodes the protein MGERYTDATKIFVCSFFSCKASFSKSWKLEAHYCKHTGLRPFMCDSCDKSFCTRYQLTRHQLSHSGAKPHLCSVEECPESFSTSSGLKNHVARVHQKEERHYVCDYEGCGKEFRKKNRLRTHKCEHTNVFPFQCHFEDCGKKYAALKTLKKHESVHDGYPCVEEGCSFRGKTWTEYQTHRKSEHRETLQCDQCTKVFSQAWFLKKHKQFVHMGERRVFKCTIEGCLRVYTTHFSLQSHVLSFHEGKRPFTCSHDGCGRAFAMEESLKRHAVVHDPQKKKLKRKKQTRLGKKRPLKTKVSDAPDLSTRLKSVSLNESVSQNKPNL